TAAGGAGGGTGACATCATTGCAGATGGATATGATCCGACCCTTGATAAACTAAGAGATGCTAGTAAGAATGGCAAATCATGGTTAGCGGCTCTAGAAAAACAAGAACGTGAGCTAACAGGCATAAAATCTTTGAAAGTTGGTTATAACCGGGTATTTGGCTACTATATTGAAGTAACTAAGGCAAATCTTCATTTATTAGCAGAAGGAAGATATGAGCGTAAACAAACATTAACAAACGCAGAGAGGTTTATTACGCCTGAGTTAAAAGAAAAAGAAGCTTTAATACTTGAAGCAGAAGAAAAAATTGTTGAAGTAGAGTACGAGCTATTCCTTCATATTCGTGAACAAGTAAAAAATAATATTTCTCGTATTCAGCAATTGGCTCAAATTATTAGTGAACTTGATGTATTGCAATGCTTTGCGACAGTTAGTGAGGAAAGACATTATTGTAAGCCAGCTTTTTCTCATAATGGAGAGGTCTTTCTCAAAGATGGACGTCACCCCGTCGTAGAGAAAGTACTAGAACTTCAGCAGTACGTACCGAATGATTGTGTGATGAATGATGATAGAGAGATACTATTAATTACTGGTCCAAATATGTCAGGGAAAAGCACGTATATGAGACAAATTGCTTTAACGTCTATTCTTGCTCAGATTGGTTGTTACGTTCCAGCCCAAGAAGCTGTACTGCCGATCTTTGATCAGGTTTTCACTCGTATTGGTGCAGCTGATGATCTTATTTCTGGTCAAAGTACGTTTATGGTAGAAATGCTAGAAGCAAATAATGCCATAATGAATGCCTCTAAAGATAGTTTAATCTTATTTGATGAAATTGGTAGAGGTACATCAACTTATGACGGCATGGCACTTGCACAAGCTATAATTGAATATATTCATAACAACATCGGTGCGAAGATGCTATTCTCAACTCATTATCATGAATTGACAGTACTAGAGAATGATTTAGCAAAATTACAAAATATTCATGTGAGTGCAATAGAGGAACATGGGAAAGTAGTGTTCCTCCATAAAATAAAAGAAGGTGCAGCTGATCGAAGCTATGGTATACATGTTGCACAATTAGCTGATCTTCCAGACGCTTTAATCGATCGTGCAAAATCGGTACTAGCTATACTTGAAAAAGCAAGTGAATCAGAACCTAATACTAAAGTGGATCATGCTGTTCCTAAAGAACAATTATCATTATTTGTTCAAGAAGAAACGACAAATAAAATTGAAGAAAAACTCTCTACGAAAGAAAAGCGGATGTTAAAAGATATAAAATCACTTGATTTACTAGACATGACACCTATGGATGCAATAAATAAATTATATGAAATTCAAAAGAAATTGAAGTGATTTTTATAAGTGGACAAAACGAAAAATGCAAGCTAACCGAGTTAATCGCGTTCATAAACAATTTTCAAGCAGTCTAGACTGCATTTTTTCGTATTTTTTTGATTAGCAGTTTCCCATTGATTGTTGCTTTTCGCTCTAAGATATATACGCGTATCTATCTTGTGCTCGTGGGGCATCTCTTTAATTGTTACAATTATTGCTTTCATAAACTCAGCATGCTGTCTGTTTTTTGTGAAAATAGCTACTAAATTTACGAAAAGAGCCTTTATAAAAGATAAGATTGGAGGTGATATTGTGGGGAAAATTATTGAATTAGATGATCAGCTTGCTAATAAAATCGCAGCAGGGGAAGTAGTTGAGAGACCAGCCTCAGTTGTAAAAGAATTGGTTGAAAATGCAATAGATGCGCATAGCACTGTTATCGAAATTGAACTAGAAGAGGCAGGATTAGCAAAAATTCGAGTGATTGATAATGGGGATGGCATCGAACCAGATGATTGCCTTGTGGCTTTTTCACGTCATGCTACGAGTAAAATCATAGATGAAAATGACCTGTTTAGAATACGGACGCTTGGATTCAGAGGTGAAGCATTACCCAGTATTGCTTCCGTATCCGAGCTAGAGATGAAGACGAGTACTGGTGAAGAAGCGGGTACGTACATTTCTATTAAAGGTGGTGAGCTCGCTAGTCATCAACGTACTGATAGTCGTAAAGGCACGGATATAACAGTGTCTAATTTGTTTTATAATACACCAGCTAGATTAAAATATATGAAAACGATCAATACCGAGTTAGGTAATATTACTGATATCGTTAATCGTCTAGCTTTAGCATACCCATCAATTTCATTTAAATTAATCCATAATGGAAAAAAACTACTTTTAACAAATGGTAATGGTAATTTGAAACAAGTAATAGCAGCGATATATGGAGTATCTATTGCTAAGAAAATGATTCCAATATCGATTCAATCTTTAGATTTTGAGGTGAAGGGATTCATTTCATTACCTGAACTTACGAGAGCATCTAGGAATTACATCTCTACGATGATAAATGGGAGATATATTAAAAACTACTCTATTGTGAAAGCAATTCAAAACGGTTATCATACATTACTACCAATCGGTAGATATCCAATTATCGTATTGGAAATTAACATGGACCCTTTATTAATAGATGTAAATGTCCATCCTTCGAAACTTGAGGTGCGACTTAGTAAGGAGTCTGAGCTAAACGACTTAATAGGAGCACAGATTGAAAAAGAATTTAAAACTAAGCAGCTCATTCCTGAAGCAAACCCATTTACAAAGAGAACAGAACGAACAGTTCAACAAGATTTTACGTTGGAACATCATGCATTAAGTAACGATACACATGGTGAGCCTGTTTTGCCTGTAGAAAAGAAAACAGGTATTCATTCACAAAGTGAAAACGTGGTTAATGTCATTAAGGAAAATGAAGATGAGTTTATGCATGATGAAATTAGTGCTTATCATGCGTCACTTGAACCAGAAAGAATACAACTAGATAATGATAACGATGTTTCTGAGATAGAGGAAGAAAAATTAACGGATTTGGAAGATTTTGTTGCAGATCATACGCAACGTGTCCCACCACTATATCCTATTGGCCAAATGCATGGAACTTACATTTTAGCTCAAAATGAACAAGGCCTTTATATTATCGACCAACATGCTGCTCAAGAAAGAATTAAATATGAATACTATCGTGAAAAAGTCGGTCAAGTTACTTCAGAGGTTCAACAGCTGTTGTTGCCACTAACTTTAGAATATTCACAAGATGAATATGTACTTATAAATGAGCATAAAGAAGAGTTAGCCCAATGTGGGG
This window of the Bacillus sp. SM2101 genome carries:
- the mutS gene encoding DNA mismatch repair protein MutS, whose protein sequence is MASYTPMIQQYLKIKADYQDAFLFFRLGDFYEMFFDDAVNASKVLEIALTSRDGGDQQRIPMCGVPHHAASGYIEQLITKGYKVAVCEQVEDPKQAKGVVKREVVQLITPGTVMEGKGVIEKDNNFLSSISMFDDNSFGLSHIDLTTGESKVTIISQQFNDVINEIYSINAKEVVVDSQFPEELKIKLLERCQLTFSFEDNIILDNEFLNIVNKLHDDKLTHTVSRLINYLKKTQKRSLEHLQEVQVYETNQFMKIDYFSKRNLELTETIRGKGKKGSLLWLLDDTMTAMGGRRLKQWLDKPLINKEAIDDRLNMVETFINSYFERIELRDMLKEIYDLERLAGRVAFGNVNARDLVQLKKSLQQIPAIKQLLTTLDHAYCGELAEKIDPCEQVTALLEASLRENPPLTIKEGDIIADGYDPTLDKLRDASKNGKSWLAALEKQERELTGIKSLKVGYNRVFGYYIEVTKANLHLLAEGRYERKQTLTNAERFITPELKEKEALILEAEEKIVEVEYELFLHIREQVKNNISRIQQLAQIISELDVLQCFATVSEERHYCKPAFSHNGEVFLKDGRHPVVEKVLELQQYVPNDCVMNDDREILLITGPNMSGKSTYMRQIALTSILAQIGCYVPAQEAVLPIFDQVFTRIGAADDLISGQSTFMVEMLEANNAIMNASKDSLILFDEIGRGTSTYDGMALAQAIIEYIHNNIGAKMLFSTHYHELTVLENDLAKLQNIHVSAIEEHGKVVFLHKIKEGAADRSYGIHVAQLADLPDALIDRAKSVLAILEKASESEPNTKVDHAVPKEQLSLFVQEETTNKIEEKLSTKEKRMLKDIKSLDLLDMTPMDAINKLYEIQKKLK
- the mutL gene encoding DNA mismatch repair endonuclease MutL; translation: MGKIIELDDQLANKIAAGEVVERPASVVKELVENAIDAHSTVIEIELEEAGLAKIRVIDNGDGIEPDDCLVAFSRHATSKIIDENDLFRIRTLGFRGEALPSIASVSELEMKTSTGEEAGTYISIKGGELASHQRTDSRKGTDITVSNLFYNTPARLKYMKTINTELGNITDIVNRLALAYPSISFKLIHNGKKLLLTNGNGNLKQVIAAIYGVSIAKKMIPISIQSLDFEVKGFISLPELTRASRNYISTMINGRYIKNYSIVKAIQNGYHTLLPIGRYPIIVLEINMDPLLIDVNVHPSKLEVRLSKESELNDLIGAQIEKEFKTKQLIPEANPFTKRTERTVQQDFTLEHHALSNDTHGEPVLPVEKKTGIHSQSENVVNVIKENEDEFMHDEISAYHASLEPERIQLDNDNDVSEIEEEKLTDLEDFVADHTQRVPPLYPIGQMHGTYILAQNEQGLYIIDQHAAQERIKYEYYREKVGQVTSEVQQLLLPLTLEYSQDEYVLINEHKEELAQCGVLLEPFGHHCFIVRSHPTWFPVGDETTIIEDMIEQVLQMQKVDVKKLREEAAIMMSCKASIKANQHLKEEEIFSLLEQLRQSSDPFTCPHGRPIIIHYTTYEMEKMFKRVM